The region AAGATTCAGGCTATGGACTTTCAGGTTTACCATTGATCGAATCCGCACGTCTTTTGAGCCAAGTAGATGACAAAGCTAACAGCTCGATTACTTTCTATAGCGAAGCGACTCCGTCAGTAAGTGATCTTTGCACGATCGCCGAAACGAAAAGCACAATGCTTAAGGGTTTCTCAACTCCTGCGACATTGTGCAAAGTTACTGAGTTCTCTTCAATAGATCGTCTTTTGGGGCGCCATCAGCTTGAGAAGCTTACATACTATCGCAGTGACAGCGATTTAATCAGCATCTATCGCTTCCTTGAAAAAGCACTGCAAGAAAAAGACGAAATCAGTTTCTTCCGCGTTTTCTCTGTTCTTAAAACTTTTAAAATAAATCAAACTAGCCTACAACAAGTGGCGGGTTTTGAAAAGCTTGTGGAAACAGCTTACAAATTAAATAAGCAGAAAGACCTCTCTGACAAAGTCTTAGCGTCTGTTGTATCGCTTGCTTCGAATTTAGTTCCACATGCTTTCGTGGAAAGCTCTTTGTTGGCCATCTTAGAAAAATGTCTAGAACACAAAGACCCACGCACCCAAGCCAATACGATTATCGTATTGGGTGATCTTGCGAGAGACGTTAGCTTTCTTCGCCAGTATATCTACGCAAGCCATAATCGCGTATCCGCGGATGCTTTGCTAGTAACTGGCAGACAAAATTTTGATAATGAATTGGCTAAAAAACTGCATGAATTCTTGGAATCAAAAAATCCACTCTTCCGTGCAAGCGGCAGCTTTGTGGTAAAAAATCTGGCTGAGCACTATAAGTCTGCAGATCCCGTGTTCTATGAAACGAACACGGATCTTAAAAAACTTCTCAAGAAAGCTGCTTAGGCAGCTTTCTTTTTTAGTCTAGAAGAAATCATTGGCCAGATAACTGGGATCAACGAAACCCCAATCACACCAAAAATCACGATGTGGAAGTTTCTTTTTACGATCGGTAAATTTCCAAAGAAATGTCCTGCGAGAATAAAGATAAAGACCCAAAGGATCGCACCTATCACATTATAGGAAATGAACTTTTTATATTTCATACTTCCGATACCAGCCACGAACGGAGCAAAAGTTCTTACGATGGGCGCAAAGCGGGCCGCCACGATTGTGAAAGCTCCCCATTTTTCATAAAAATTTTGAGTGTCGATCAGGTACTGTTTCTTAAAAAAGCGACTGTCGATTTCAAAGACCTTCGGTCCTAGGTACTTCCCAATATGATAGTTAACCGTGTCTCCCAAAATCCCAGCAATCGTCAAAGAACTTAAAAGAATCCATAGGTTCAAGCCACCCTCAACCGTCGTGAGAGCACCTAAAGCAAATAGCAACGAATCACCTGGCAAGAAGGGCGTAACGACCAATCCCGTTTCACAGAAAATGACTAGGAACATGATCACATAGATCCACGGCCCGAAGTAAGCCATCCATTGAACAAGGTGCTGATCAAGATGCAAAATAATATCTATAAGATGTGCCATTGAGGTTTCCTTTATAAATTCCCAGCGAGCATAACAAACCCATTGACGGTCCCCAAAGAAAATCTATGCTTTTAGTAAGAGGGGACAACTCAATGAAACAACTGATTATTATCCTTACTGCACTGTGGTCATTAGCTTCCTACGCGGCTCCGTCTATTCCCGAACTTCCCGAAGACGCTTGCGATAGTTTGAAATGCACAAAAGTTATGAAATCGATACTATCTGGCTTCAACAACACTCCTCATGCTGTAAGCCTTGAGCCCGCAGTCTACAGCGGTGGTTGCTATCACTTGGGTGATTTGAATCCAGATCATGAACACTTTGCTGCGTTAATGATTGATCAACTTGAAGACGGGACGACTTATTTCTCTTCAAACTTTGCATACTTCTATCCACAGAATCCCTATGCAAATTGGGACCTAACGAAAGGTCGCCAAGAGGCCACTGATTATGCCAGAAAGAACGCTCGTATCAAAGAGGGCAGCAATGCCTCAAGAGTCGAGATGCTGACATCTGAAGGTGCGCCCGCAGTTGTCTATTACATGCGCCAAGATCCACAGACCAAAACGATCTATTACATCACATATGGTGGCTTTGGTCCGCAAAGTACAAAGATCTTCTGTACGATGAATAAGAACCCGTAGTTTGTTGATATTTAAAATTAAATAGGCCTAGAAATAAAAAAAGCGATCACTAAGGATCGCTTTTTCGTTTTTTGCGTCTGCATTCAGCTAGGCTGACCAGCAAACAGATGGCGGAGAGTGAGGGATTCGAACCCTCGAGCCCCGCGAAGGGCTGCCAGTTTTCAAGACTGGTGTATTCAACCACTCTACCAACTCTCCGTCGACCGTTCTATGGGTTTTGACGTGAGTTATCAAGCGGTTGTTGTAATGACGCACAGCATATTTAGAGCCACCCCAGGAAGTGTGGCCCTAAGAACACTATTTAATCTCTGTTTTTCCACCCATATAGTTCTGAAGAGCCTTCGGAACCGCGATGGAGCCGTCTTCGCGTTGATAGTTCTCAAGAATCGCCACCAAAGTACGTCCTACCGCCAAGGCAGAACCGTTCAATGTGTGTACGAACTGAGGCTTCCCACCAGCTGAACGGAAACGGATATTCGCACGGCGAGCTTGGAAGTCCTCAAAGTTCGAGCACGAGCTGATCTCACGGAAAGCATTTTGACCAGGAAGCCATACCTCAAGGTCATGAGTTTTCGCAGATCCAAAGCCCATATCGCCCGTACACAAAAGCATGCGGCGGAATGGAAGCTCAAGGTCGATCAAAACTTGCTCTGCATGAGACGTCAAAGCCTCGTGAATTTCGTAAGACTTATCTGGATGACAGAACGTCATCAACTCAACCTTGTCGAACTGATGCTGACGAATCAAACCCTTCGTATCACGACCGGCACTGCCTGCTTCAGAACGGAAGCAAGGGGAGTAAGCACAGAAGCTTTGCGGAAGATCCTTTTCATCCAAGATTTCGTTATTATAGTAGTTCGTCACAGGAACTTCAGCCGTAGGAATCAAATAAAGATCAGAGCCTTCCAAATGAAAAACGTCTTCTTTAAATTTCGGGAAGTTACCAGTACCTGTCAGACTGTTTGAATTCACCATGAATGGTGGAATCATTTCAGTATAACCATGACGAGTAGAGTGCAAATCCATCATGAATTGAATCAATGAACGCTCAAGCTGAGCCGCCGCGCCCTTCAAGAAAGCAAAGCGAGTGCCCGTAGTTTTACCGGCACGTTCGAAATCGATGATGTTTAACTTTTCACCAAGTTCCCAGTGCTCTTTAGCTTGGAAAGAAAACTTTGGAGCTTCACCCCAAGTTTTAAGAATTTTATTTTCTTTCTCTGAGCTCCCCACCGGAACAGACGAGTGAGGTTTGTTTGGCATCACAAGAGCCAAATTAGTAACCTGCAAATCAGCTTCAGCAGCTTTTGCTTCAAGATCTTTTACGGAACCTTTAAGAGTATCAACTTCCGCCAAAAGCGATGAAGCGTCTTTGCCTTCGCGTTTTAGTTTACCAATCTCACCACTCAATTTGTTTTGATTGGCTTTTGCAGTCTCCGCTTGAGCGATCATTTCCTTACGCTTTTTATTAAGCTCCATGATCTGATCAAGAATTTCAGGTGTACCACCGCGATTGATCAATGCTTGCTTATAATCATCGTAATAAGAAGCGCCGTTTTCAGCTTTTTTCTCTAGAAGTTTAATATCGATCATTGTTCAGAAGTCCTCGGTTAAGGTGCGACCAGTATATACATTCTTAAAAGCATCCCGACAAGGACGACGATCAAATCAAAAATTAAGATTTGGGCAAAACTCCATTGAGAGAGGAGTTTCATGATAACTGCAACAACTACAACCGTCGCAAAAATCAGAGCGAAAGTTCCGTAACCGATCAATTCCTGACCGATCAACGCCAACGTCCCACCCACAAGAAGACCTGTGATCAAACGCAGTGTGATGTGCATGATCGTCATCGCCGTAGATTTTGCGCCTTCTTGAACATTGTTTGAAAAACTACTTAGCTTATCGCCGATTCCCATGGTGGCAGCCTCCGTTGACGTCCTAGTTGCCCATTCTGTTTAACTTGTTTTCTATTTCAGCACGATCCGGAGCATTTGGGGAGAGTCCTAGATATTTATTGTAGGACTGTGCTGCAGAGCGAATATCACCCTTGATCTCATAGATCGCCCCTTGCTCCCGGTAAATCTCAGCATACCCGCTTTCACGAGCCGCCGCCAAAGCAAGCATGTCTTCTGCCACTTCAATCGAAGCCGACTGACGATAGCACTGCGCAGCCTTTACATAAATATCAGCCCCTTGCGGACGCAGCTTCATGGCTTGAGAGTACTCCCCAGCACATTCTGTAAACTGTTTTTTAGCGGCATAAACTTCCGCTGCCAAAATGTATGGCTCAGCCAAGTTTGGATTTAGTTTCTTTTCTTGTTTTGCAGCATCGACCGCCGTGTTCAGATCACCAGAAGCAAATGCCGCTTTACCAATATAGTACCAAGTACGAGGGTAGTTCGGGTTCAAACGCTGTACACGCTTAAATTGGTTGATCGCTTCATCATAGCGGGCTGTTTCTAAATACAATTTACCTGCCTGAAATAAAGCTTCCCCATCGGTTGGATCAAGAACTGCTGCTTGCAAAAATGCTTTTAGGGACCTGTCATTTAATCCTAAGGCCTTATAGCTTTCTCCGAGACCCAACCAACCTTTTTTATTTTTTTGATCAGCTTCGACAACTTTTTCATAGATGTCTTTTGCCTGTGACCAGCGGTCTTCAGATTTCATGACCTCTGCCAAAGCGACCCGGTAATCAAGCGTATACGAAAAGCGCTTAATAAGTTCATTCAGGTAAGTCACACCGGCATCAACACCGTTGGTAGAGGCGAGCATTTTTGCATATGTGATTTGCGCATCTGGATTTGTGCCGTCAATTTCAACGGCCTTTGTCGCATAGCGAACGGAATCTTTTCCGGCTGCTTCTTTTCTTTCAATTTCTTTTTTATTCAACGGCATGATGGACAAAGCCAAGGCCCCATTTGCTTTTGCAAGCAAGATGTACGTGTCAATATCACCATCGTAGGCTTTAAGAGCACGCATCCCGTAATTCACAGCTCCAGCCATGTTATTTTTTCGGAATTCCAATAAAGCAAGTCCCCGCAAAACTTCATAGTTGTTCGGAGAAATCCGAATCGCACTGGTCAAAACTGTGGTTGCTCGAATAAAATCAAATCGCTGAGACAAATAATCAGCTTGAGTAACATAGGCAGAAATTAATTTTGGTTCGGCCTTGATAGCTTTATTGAGCATTTCGATGGCTTCGAAACTTTGATTCAGCTGCCATAGAGCTTTAGCGGCTTTCAGTGCTGCTGTCCCATTTTTAGGATCTGCCTCAAACGCAGCCTTAAACTCCGCCTGTGCAGACAAATAATCACCTTGGCGCACATACTGATCACCAATGAATAACAATTCATTATTTTGAGCTTTGCCTCCGCCGACTTTATCCGAACCACCCAAACGCAATACCAACTGGCGAAGGTCGCCATTGTTCGGATTTAAAGCAAACGCTTTCTGTGCCGAATCCAGGGCTTTTTTCTTTTCATTTCTCTCGACATAAATTTCTGCAAGAACTTGCAAGCCGGAGGATTCGGTCAAAGGAGGAACCAGGCTTTTTGATTCCATCGCCGCATTCAAGAATCCGAATGCAGAATCTGCTTTTTTAAATCCACGGTATTCCGTAATACCCATTAAAATTTTAGCTTCGCGATGTCTTGGATTTCGGGTCAAC is a window of Bdellovibrio sp. SKB1291214 DNA encoding:
- a CDS encoding DedA family protein, with protein sequence MAHLIDIILHLDQHLVQWMAYFGPWIYVIMFLVIFCETGLVVTPFLPGDSLLFALGALTTVEGGLNLWILLSSLTIAGILGDTVNYHIGKYLGPKVFEIDSRFFKKQYLIDTQNFYEKWGAFTIVAARFAPIVRTFAPFVAGIGSMKYKKFISYNVIGAILWVFIFILAGHFFGNLPIVKRNFHIVIFGVIGVSLIPVIWPMISSRLKKKAA
- the serS gene encoding serine--tRNA ligase yields the protein MIDIKLLEKKAENGASYYDDYKQALINRGGTPEILDQIMELNKKRKEMIAQAETAKANQNKLSGEIGKLKREGKDASSLLAEVDTLKGSVKDLEAKAAEADLQVTNLALVMPNKPHSSVPVGSSEKENKILKTWGEAPKFSFQAKEHWELGEKLNIIDFERAGKTTGTRFAFLKGAAAQLERSLIQFMMDLHSTRHGYTEMIPPFMVNSNSLTGTGNFPKFKEDVFHLEGSDLYLIPTAEVPVTNYYNNEILDEKDLPQSFCAYSPCFRSEAGSAGRDTKGLIRQHQFDKVELMTFCHPDKSYEIHEALTSHAEQVLIDLELPFRRMLLCTGDMGFGSAKTHDLEVWLPGQNAFREISSCSNFEDFQARRANIRFRSAGGKPQFVHTLNGSALAVGRTLVAILENYQREDGSIAVPKALQNYMGGKTEIK
- a CDS encoding tetratricopeptide repeat protein, yielding MSRIQVTWVVRTRSGQVKGPYSTEAILRMIGEGVFSGSEMISKLPDGQWSQISKEPAFYDKLLEALEGVVDVDPKKVQKMEAETVIMKPPTSSGGTNSTIPNAPSRESLANIKVDPLAGRKVDIYDSPAHVTPASIPGSVTSNTATIKTGGNSKVIDLSNLRTMEKDQLVKTLKVPLVGLAVIVLLGIWLLWDTGPARGDKIHLLAPGPNSAPMSDGDVKKKMNEALFAMEQDTFESYLDAQNKLVSIVEGSSSNLEVRGLLCVVYRELWPFAKQDAQDQKTIAAVTQGTRAINVVSPFGRVCEAVKLLTMGRYREARGNIEATLESSEPFSLIPILYAYKAEMLELEKDYNNAVPYFEKASQLWEKWLHPQVLLGKLYMSLGKYNEASQIFRTVLTRNPRHREAKILMGITEYRGFKKADSAFGFLNAAMESKSLVPPLTESSGLQVLAEIYVERNEKKKALDSAQKAFALNPNNGDLRQLVLRLGGSDKVGGGKAQNNELLFIGDQYVRQGDYLSAQAEFKAAFEADPKNGTAALKAAKALWQLNQSFEAIEMLNKAIKAEPKLISAYVTQADYLSQRFDFIRATTVLTSAIRISPNNYEVLRGLALLEFRKNNMAGAVNYGMRALKAYDGDIDTYILLAKANGALALSIMPLNKKEIERKEAAGKDSVRYATKAVEIDGTNPDAQITYAKMLASTNGVDAGVTYLNELIKRFSYTLDYRVALAEVMKSEDRWSQAKDIYEKVVEADQKNKKGWLGLGESYKALGLNDRSLKAFLQAAVLDPTDGEALFQAGKLYLETARYDEAINQFKRVQRLNPNYPRTWYYIGKAAFASGDLNTAVDAAKQEKKLNPNLAEPYILAAEVYAAKKQFTECAGEYSQAMKLRPQGADIYVKAAQCYRQSASIEVAEDMLALAAARESGYAEIYREQGAIYEIKGDIRSAAQSYNKYLGLSPNAPDRAEIENKLNRMGN